From Gemmatimonadota bacterium, a single genomic window includes:
- a CDS encoding MBL fold metallo-hydrolase, whose protein sequence is MIRLSVLGSGSGGNAFVLESPEGMLLLDAGFSAKELTRRAALVGLDLGKLTAMVLTHEHGDHASGARRLATRFGVPIAATEGTLRALALPPECPRLVLRGSSITEIGPFSLESCRTLHDAAEPTAVVVEAGDVRIGLAYDFGRPTMGLRHLLRHCDAIVLESNYDDVLLRTSDYPPSVQHRIAGSGGHLSNRVAAELLSELHHDGLSLIVLAHLSRQCNDPGVARSTVGSALARRGFRGSLEVADQRIPLGPLDIRASGAKYRLPAQAALKLT, encoded by the coding sequence GTGATCAGGCTCTCGGTCCTCGGCTCCGGGTCGGGCGGTAATGCCTTCGTCCTGGAGAGTCCGGAAGGCATGTTGCTGCTCGATGCCGGGTTCAGTGCCAAGGAACTGACCCGCCGGGCCGCCCTGGTCGGCCTCGACTTGGGCAAACTCACGGCTATGGTGCTCACCCACGAGCACGGGGACCACGCCTCCGGTGCCCGGCGGCTGGCGACCCGGTTTGGGGTTCCGATCGCCGCCACCGAAGGGACCCTCCGAGCGCTGGCCCTGCCGCCGGAATGCCCGCGCCTGGTCTTGCGGGGTAGCTCGATCACCGAGATCGGTCCGTTTTCGCTGGAGAGTTGCCGGACCTTGCACGATGCCGCCGAGCCGACGGCGGTTGTCGTCGAAGCCGGCGACGTCCGGATCGGCCTAGCCTACGACTTTGGTCGCCCCACCATGGGGCTTCGGCATCTGCTCCGTCATTGCGACGCCATCGTCCTCGAGTCGAACTACGACGATGTGTTGCTCCGAACCAGCGACTATCCACCGTCGGTCCAGCACCGGATCGCGGGCTCGGGCGGTCACCTGTCGAACCGAGTGGCCGCTGAGTTGCTGAGCGAACTCCATCACGACGGTCTCTCGCTCATCGTGCTCGCCCACTTGAGCCGTCAGTGCAACGACCCCGGCGTGGCCCGTTCGACCGTCGGGAGCGCGTTGGCTCGGCGCGGATTCCGCGGCAGCCTCGAAGTCGCCGATCAACGGATTCCACTTGGCCCGCTCGATATTCGAGCCAGTGGGGCCAAGTACCGGTTGCCCGCCCAGGCCGCGCTTAAGCTTACCTAA
- a CDS encoding amino acid permease, producing the protein MAQEPDARSGLIPAITRSGAVAMVVGSMIGAGVFIVSADVMRQVQYPGLALLAWLFAGLVLVAGGLTYAELGGMFPRAGGLYVYLREGISPVVGFLYGWTLFTVIWTGGAAAAAVGFARYTSVLFPSLSADLLVGFPIALPSGTIDVGLSPQRMVAVLSIVLITWINIRGVKTAAALQTAFTIIKVGAVLALVALGLTIGRNPEAIARNFGPGFLPAHLDGALIAAFAAAMVGPFFAMDGWYALCFAASELKNPKRDLPFALSAATLIGAGLFLLLNIAYLTVLPAEAVAGAPEDRVAAAVMESIMGPVGGKLMAAAIMISSFGLNIGIVLGGGRLFYAMANDGVFFKALGNLHPVYRTPATALVFQGTWISVLCLSGGYGQLIDFVLTASLLFYVLIPVALIALRRTRPDADRPVRVPGYPLVPLFYASASAWVGVQLVIQRPQYSWPGLGLVLLGLPVYSLLRRRASA; encoded by the coding sequence GTGGCCCAGGAGCCGGACGCCCGGTCGGGCTTGATTCCCGCCATCACCCGGTCGGGCGCGGTCGCCATGGTAGTCGGATCGATGATTGGCGCCGGGGTCTTCATTGTCTCCGCTGATGTCATGCGGCAAGTGCAGTACCCGGGACTGGCCTTGCTGGCGTGGCTCTTTGCCGGGCTGGTACTGGTGGCGGGTGGTCTGACGTACGCAGAGTTAGGCGGGATGTTCCCGCGGGCCGGCGGCTTGTATGTCTACCTTCGGGAAGGCATCTCGCCTGTGGTTGGATTTCTCTACGGCTGGACGCTCTTTACGGTTATCTGGACCGGGGGGGCCGCCGCAGCGGCCGTCGGGTTTGCCCGTTACACATCGGTGCTCTTCCCCTCCCTGTCGGCCGATCTGCTGGTCGGCTTTCCGATCGCCCTGCCGAGCGGTACGATCGACGTGGGTCTCTCACCCCAGCGAATGGTCGCGGTCCTTTCGATCGTTCTGATCACGTGGATCAATATCCGGGGCGTCAAAACGGCGGCGGCCCTGCAGACGGCCTTCACGATTATCAAAGTCGGCGCGGTACTGGCGCTGGTGGCGTTGGGCTTGACGATCGGCCGAAACCCCGAGGCAATCGCCCGGAACTTCGGGCCCGGTTTCCTGCCGGCTCATCTTGACGGCGCCCTGATCGCCGCCTTCGCCGCCGCCATGGTCGGGCCGTTCTTTGCCATGGATGGGTGGTACGCCCTCTGCTTTGCGGCCTCCGAACTCAAGAACCCGAAGCGGGACCTGCCGTTTGCGCTCTCGGCGGCCACTCTGATTGGCGCCGGTCTATTTCTCCTGCTCAACATCGCCTACTTGACCGTCCTCCCGGCCGAGGCGGTGGCAGGCGCCCCGGAAGACCGAGTCGCGGCCGCCGTCATGGAGAGCATCATGGGACCGGTCGGCGGCAAGCTCATGGCCGCCGCGATCATGATCTCGTCGTTCGGCCTCAACATCGGGATCGTTTTGGGGGGCGGGCGGCTGTTCTACGCCATGGCCAACGACGGGGTCTTCTTCAAGGCGTTAGGCAACCTCCACCCGGTGTACCGAACCCCGGCCACCGCCCTCGTATTCCAGGGCACCTGGATCAGCGTCCTCTGCCTCTCGGGCGGGTATGGCCAGTTGATTGACTTCGTGCTGACCGCATCCTTGCTCTTTTATGTGCTGATTCCCGTCGCGCTGATCGCCTTGCGGCGGACCCGCCCCGATGCCGACCGACCGGTCCGGGTCCCCGGCTATCCACTGGTGCCCTTGTTCTATGCGTCGGCGTCGGCGTGGGTCGGTGTCCAACTGGTGATCCAACGGCCGCAATACAGCTGGCCGGGTCTCGGGCTCGTGCTACTCGGCCTGCCGGTCTACTCCCTGCTGCGCCGCCGGGCTTCCGCGTGA
- a CDS encoding C4-dicarboxylate ABC transporter — protein MGRCPTGDPTAAIQLAGSRARATRPAGLLPAAPPGFRVSSAAVALAALALAIVLSITSRVNVGVVAIGLAWVAGVGFAKLKPDAVLDGFPVSLFVTLAGVTLLFGAAEANGTLARLTTKAVRLVRGDTRWLPVAFFLLASAVSSVGPGAISSVALLAPLAMPVAARAGVPVFLMALAVANGANAGNLSPISGVGLIANAKMAEAGLVGHEFKVWFANFASHLLVTAVAYLVLRGHRGGPMTGRGPDPADEGRLTRAHWLTVVVVLSWVVGVVGFRLPVGLTGFAAAAVLVLARAADDQAAIRKMPWGVILMVCGMSLLVGVLERTGGLDLFTALLAKLASASNLNGVIAFVTGSISTYSSTSGVVLPTFLPTVPGLVAQVGGGDPLAVALSINVGSSLVDVSPLSTLGALCVAAVADPAESRRLFQRMLVWGLLMSVVGAGLCQLLAGPLSRW, from the coding sequence GTGGGTCGGTGTCCAACTGGTGATCCAACGGCCGCAATACAGCTGGCCGGGTCTCGGGCTCGTGCTACTCGGCCTGCCGGTCTACTCCCTGCTGCGCCGCCGGGCTTCCGCGTGAGCTCGGCGGCCGTGGCCCTGGCGGCTCTCGCACTGGCGATCGTCCTGTCCATCACCAGCCGGGTGAACGTCGGCGTCGTCGCCATCGGCCTCGCGTGGGTCGCCGGGGTTGGATTTGCCAAACTCAAGCCGGACGCCGTCCTCGACGGGTTTCCGGTTTCCCTGTTCGTCACCCTGGCCGGCGTCACGCTGCTGTTCGGGGCCGCCGAGGCGAACGGGACCCTGGCCCGGTTGACCACGAAAGCGGTCCGACTAGTCCGGGGTGACACGCGGTGGCTGCCAGTGGCGTTTTTCCTCCTCGCCTCGGCCGTGTCGAGTGTCGGGCCCGGTGCCATTTCCAGCGTGGCGCTCTTGGCTCCGCTGGCCATGCCGGTCGCGGCCCGGGCCGGGGTGCCGGTGTTCCTGATGGCCCTGGCGGTGGCCAACGGGGCCAACGCCGGCAACCTCTCGCCGATCAGCGGCGTCGGGCTGATCGCGAACGCCAAGATGGCGGAGGCTGGGCTGGTCGGGCATGAGTTCAAAGTCTGGTTCGCCAATTTCGCGAGCCACCTGCTCGTTACCGCGGTTGCGTATCTCGTGCTTCGGGGGCATCGGGGCGGGCCGATGACCGGGCGCGGTCCCGATCCGGCCGACGAAGGCCGGCTGACCCGGGCCCATTGGCTGACGGTGGTCGTGGTGCTGTCTTGGGTGGTGGGCGTCGTCGGATTCCGACTCCCGGTTGGCCTGACCGGCTTTGCGGCCGCCGCGGTCTTGGTACTGGCGCGAGCGGCCGATGATCAGGCCGCCATCCGGAAAATGCCCTGGGGCGTCATCCTGATGGTGTGTGGCATGTCGTTGCTGGTCGGGGTGCTGGAGCGAACCGGCGGGCTTGATCTGTTCACGGCCTTGCTGGCCAAACTGGCGTCGGCCTCGAATCTCAACGGGGTGATCGCCTTCGTGACGGGCTCGATCTCGACCTACAGCAGTACGTCGGGGGTGGTCCTGCCGACCTTCCTGCCGACCGTACCCGGTCTGGTCGCCCAGGTTGGCGGGGGCGATCCCCTGGCCGTTGCCCTGAGTATCAATGTCGGCTCGTCGTTGGTCGATGTCTCTCCCTTGTCGACCCTGGGTGCCTTGTGTGTGGCCGCGGTAGCCGACCCGGCCGAATCCCGCCGGCTCTTTCAGAGGATGCTGGTGTGGGGGCTCCTGATGTCGGTGGTGGGGGCCGGGTTGTGCCAACTCCTGGCCGGTCCGCTGTCCCGATGGTAG